In one window of Verrucomicrobiota bacterium DNA:
- a CDS encoding PAS domain S-box protein encodes MSFARGAGTAERHTMNETDTADLARIPLEEIRERKPGDALRDSELLYRGLLDSLPSAVFVCDRSAVIQDYNRRAAELWGREPQRGDPNERFCGSLRLYRPDGTLLPHAQCPVMEVMRTGVPVPNVRVVIERPDGSRLPVRVHFAPLRNPQGEIIGGMTSFDDITEFERAQTLARQSEARFRQLTENLLVSLFSKDADGRFNFVNRHFATLVGRPVEEIVGKTDRDLFPPELADAYRRDDQRVMESQAPLNQEEEHQDPGREKVYVQVMKVPTFDNQGQVTGVMGIFWDISERRRAEEALQTSEKRYADLMNNLDGIVWEVDARTWQFRFVSPQAERILGYPVSRWLNEPNFWPNHIHPDDREAAVKYCVESTRQACDHDFEYRMVAADGRAVWLHDVVSVKADHGEVVTLHGVMVDISNRKQTESELADHRILLRTLIEHTPAAVAMFDTEMRYLAWSKRWLTDDKLGNRELGGLSHYEVFPEIGEDWKAVHRRCLAGATECREEDAFPRADGTVDYLRWVVQPWHKPSGQIGGLVMFTEVITERIRAIRALRESEERFQAFMNQSPVVAWIKDDQFKFRYVN; translated from the coding sequence ATGTCATTTGCGCGGGGCGCTGGAACAGCAGAGCGACACACGATGAACGAGACCGACACGGCGGATTTGGCGCGGATTCCGCTTGAGGAGATCCGTGAGCGCAAACCCGGCGATGCGCTCCGCGACAGTGAACTTCTCTATCGCGGCCTGCTCGATTCTTTGCCCAGTGCAGTGTTTGTCTGCGATCGCTCGGCCGTGATTCAGGATTACAATCGACGCGCCGCGGAACTCTGGGGTCGCGAGCCCCAGCGCGGCGATCCCAACGAGCGCTTCTGCGGCTCCTTGCGGCTGTATCGGCCCGACGGGACCCTCCTGCCGCACGCACAATGCCCGGTGATGGAAGTCATGCGCACCGGCGTTCCCGTCCCAAACGTCCGGGTCGTGATCGAACGGCCGGATGGTTCGCGGCTCCCGGTTCGAGTCCATTTCGCGCCCCTGCGAAACCCCCAGGGTGAGATCATCGGCGGGATGACCTCGTTTGACGACATCACGGAATTCGAGCGCGCTCAGACGCTGGCGAGGCAGAGCGAAGCGCGTTTCCGGCAACTCACCGAGAATCTTCTCGTGAGTCTTTTTAGCAAGGATGCAGATGGCCGCTTCAACTTCGTGAACCGACACTTCGCGACTCTGGTGGGCAGACCGGTTGAGGAGATCGTGGGCAAAACGGATCGAGATCTTTTTCCGCCGGAACTCGCGGACGCCTATCGCCGCGATGACCAGCGCGTGATGGAAAGTCAGGCTCCGCTGAATCAGGAGGAGGAACACCAAGACCCGGGCCGGGAGAAGGTCTATGTGCAAGTGATGAAGGTCCCGACCTTCGACAATCAAGGGCAGGTCACGGGAGTGATGGGCATCTTTTGGGATATCAGCGAACGCCGGCGCGCAGAGGAAGCGTTGCAAACCTCGGAAAAGCGTTACGCCGATCTGATGAACAATCTGGACGGGATCGTGTGGGAGGTGGACGCGCGGACCTGGCAGTTTCGCTTCGTCAGTCCGCAGGCCGAACGCATCCTGGGTTACCCGGTGAGCCGTTGGCTCAACGAGCCGAACTTCTGGCCCAACCACATCCACCCTGACGACCGCGAAGCGGCCGTGAAATACTGCGTCGAAAGCACCCGTCAAGCCTGCGATCACGATTTCGAGTACCGCATGGTGGCCGCCGATGGCCGCGCGGTCTGGTTGCATGACGTGGTCAGCGTGAAGGCGGACCACGGCGAGGTGGTCACGCTGCACGGCGTGATGGTGGACATTTCTAATCGGAAACAAACTGAATCGGAGTTGGCCGATCACCGCATCCTGCTCCGGACATTGATTGAGCACACGCCGGCGGCGGTGGCCATGTTTGACACGGAAATGCGCTACCTGGCCTGGAGCAAGCGCTGGCTCACGGACGACAAGCTGGGGAACCGTGAGCTTGGCGGGTTGAGCCATTACGAGGTGTTTCCGGAAATCGGCGAGGATTGGAAAGCCGTCCACCGTCGCTGCCTGGCGGGCGCGACCGAGTGTCGCGAAGAAGATGCCTTTCCGCGCGCGGACGGGACGGTCGATTACCTGCGGTGGGTGGTCCAACCCTGGCACAAGCCGAGCGGCCAGATCGGCGGCCTGGTCATGTTCACGGAAGTCATCACAGAACGCATCCGAGCCATCCGGGCGCTGCGCGAGAGCGAGGAACGTTTTCAGGCATTCATGAACCAGAGCCCGGTCGTGGCCTGGATCAAGGACGACCAGTTCAAGTTCCGTTACGTCAATTAG
- a CDS encoding PAS domain S-box protein produces MTTDEPVVGRIEPATFPDGSIHWLETNKRPLRDSEGRIMGVLGTWQDITERRQRELDLRLRNDVLAALAYTAKELLQAADWRQGIQPTLKALGEAFRVSRVFVFERCRNSAGADCVSQRAEWAAPGIPPQIDDPDLQNMDLARVGFVSWQASMSAGQPVATLVKDLPEAERAFLESKGVVSVVIYPIQGDGEWRGFIGFDECFVERQWSEAELNALRTASGLLGAAMVRTRSAAALRDSEIFLQMSQHAGQCGSWEWDLGTNGVRWSEVMCRIHGLEPTQFPGTLEAAVAFIHPDDQPDVREGMAILLETHRFRDTEYRIIRRNGEERKLWGRGQILFDSAGHAVRVIGTSTDITERKRAEEERRRLEAQILHAQKLESLGVLAGGIAHDFNNLLTAVLGYANLALVSLPDESPACPMLQ; encoded by the coding sequence ATGACCACGGACGAGCCGGTGGTAGGACGCATTGAGCCGGCGACCTTTCCGGACGGCTCGATTCATTGGTTGGAAACCAACAAGAGGCCTCTGAGGGATTCGGAAGGTCGCATCATGGGTGTCCTGGGCACCTGGCAAGACATCACCGAGCGCCGTCAGCGGGAATTGGATCTGCGCCTGCGCAATGATGTCCTGGCGGCACTGGCCTATACCGCCAAAGAGTTGTTGCAAGCCGCGGATTGGCGCCAGGGCATCCAACCGACTCTGAAGGCCTTGGGCGAAGCCTTTCGCGTCAGCCGGGTCTTTGTCTTCGAGCGCTGTCGGAATAGCGCCGGAGCCGATTGCGTCAGCCAGCGCGCCGAATGGGCCGCCCCGGGAATCCCGCCCCAGATCGACGACCCGGACCTCCAAAACATGGATCTGGCGCGAGTGGGCTTTGTCAGTTGGCAGGCGAGCATGAGCGCGGGCCAACCCGTCGCCACGCTGGTGAAGGACTTGCCGGAGGCCGAACGAGCCTTCCTTGAATCGAAAGGAGTGGTCTCCGTGGTGATCTATCCGATCCAGGGGGACGGGGAGTGGAGGGGGTTCATCGGTTTCGATGAGTGTTTCGTCGAGCGCCAATGGTCCGAAGCAGAGCTGAATGCCCTGCGCACGGCCAGCGGATTACTGGGCGCTGCGATGGTGCGCACCCGCTCGGCGGCCGCGCTGCGGGATAGTGAGATCTTCCTTCAGATGTCGCAGCACGCCGGACAGTGCGGGAGTTGGGAGTGGGACCTGGGGACCAACGGCGTGCGCTGGTCGGAGGTCATGTGCCGCATCCACGGCCTCGAGCCCACCCAATTCCCGGGGACACTCGAGGCCGCCGTGGCCTTCATTCATCCTGACGATCAGCCCGACGTGCGAGAGGGGATGGCAATTCTATTGGAGACACACCGATTCCGCGACACCGAGTACCGCATCATTCGACGCAACGGCGAAGAACGCAAGCTCTGGGGCCGGGGGCAGATACTCTTTGACTCCGCCGGACACGCGGTCCGGGTCATCGGCACTTCGACGGACATCACCGAGCGCAAGCGCGCCGAGGAAGAGCGCCGCCGGCTGGAGGCTCAAATCCTGCACGCCCAGAAATTGGAAAGCCTCGGCGTCCTGGCCGGTGGCATCGCTCACGACTTTAACAACCTGCTGACGGCCGTCCTGGGCTATGCCAACCTGGCGTTGGTCAGTCTGCCGGACGAATCGCCAGCCTGCCCCATGCTCCAGTAA
- a CDS encoding response regulator, which translates to MLAYSGKGKFVVQPVRLDRLVQEMAKLLNTVVSRKAIMELDLKPATVEGDATQLRQVVMNLITNASDALESNVGKICVRTGVQETAAADLRSPFLPEELPPGSYAFVEIEDTGCGMSEETMRKIFDPFFSTKFTGRGLGLAAVLGIVRGDRGTTKVASTPGQGTRFQVLLPGAAPITTDRLAPGRQMQPRHGSGTVLVVDDEPSVREFAQRVLESGGFTVHWAEDGEHGLRVFAQHRHGIVAVLLDLTMPRMDGVEVLRQLRALSPDVPVAVMSGYSEMDIARRFEGMRVDGFLQKPFVSQDLLTLVSRMVPPNTAPRSL; encoded by the coding sequence ATGCTGGCTTATTCGGGCAAGGGCAAATTCGTCGTTCAACCCGTGCGGCTGGACCGGTTGGTCCAGGAAATGGCCAAATTGCTGAATACGGTGGTGTCCAGGAAAGCCATCATGGAACTCGACCTGAAGCCGGCCACCGTCGAGGGGGATGCCACACAGCTCCGACAGGTCGTGATGAATTTGATCACCAACGCTTCCGATGCACTCGAAAGCAACGTGGGAAAAATTTGCGTGCGCACCGGAGTTCAGGAGACCGCGGCCGCTGATCTGCGTTCCCCGTTTCTTCCGGAGGAACTTCCCCCGGGTTCGTATGCCTTTGTCGAGATCGAGGACACCGGCTGCGGCATGTCCGAGGAAACGATGCGCAAGATTTTCGATCCCTTCTTCAGCACCAAATTCACGGGACGCGGCTTAGGACTGGCGGCCGTGCTGGGCATTGTCCGCGGCGATCGGGGAACCACCAAGGTGGCGAGCACGCCCGGTCAAGGCACGCGGTTTCAGGTGCTGTTACCCGGCGCAGCGCCCATAACAACGGACCGGCTTGCGCCGGGTCGCCAGATGCAACCGCGGCACGGCTCCGGCACGGTCCTGGTGGTCGATGACGAACCGAGCGTCCGCGAATTCGCCCAGCGCGTCTTGGAGAGCGGAGGTTTTACCGTCCATTGGGCGGAGGATGGAGAACACGGCCTGAGAGTATTTGCGCAACATCGACACGGGATCGTGGCCGTGCTTCTTGACCTGACGATGCCGCGCATGGATGGCGTGGAAGTTTTGCGGCAATTGCGCGCTCTTTCCCCGGACGTGCCGGTTGCGGTCATGAGCGGGTACAGCGAAATGGACATTGCCAGGCGCTTTGAGGGGATGCGCGTGGACGGCTTTTTGCAGAAGCCGTTTGTGTCCCAAGATCTCCTCACGCTCGTGAGCCGGATGGTGCCGCCGAACACCGCACCGCGGTCTCTCTGA
- a CDS encoding spermidine synthase produces MTPKLQRRTVYTVFFLSGLGGLGCQMIWSRQFGIGLGHEMPAVLAVVAAFFGGLALGAWRLDGAIGRSARPGRWYAALEIVIGVWGLLLTALLPLANDFALSLIGLAPSAARHWFSAFAVPFLALLPATISMGATLPAMERFASPWMADGRCIAVLYSLNTLGAVAGTLASTFILVPSLGFTKSLFALAGLNLLCGVVMLIVEARSQRRVLVSTTQEQQRPPSLEPQGKASLSPASRPGRAPSMSRGSPGRTRPTWFTGHEQIRKGQGLDLTLFATGLLGIGYEVLGVRVMAEVLENTIYSFAAALSVYLLGTSIGASIYHRFGNRTSTTRLRPLLLIGLSTSCLLGAWVLTGAQKIYVFCRTSLGDTLAGGFAAEAVVAALVFGLPTILMGAMFSHLVQSSKRERDGVGRAVALNTLGSALAPLIFGVMLLPALGAKWSFVSLSGAYVALLPKRSGRAWMLLILPLVLMVALPRRLQIVQAPPGGKILEYREGVMDSIAVVEHFDGHRSLLVNNRFTMGGTGAADAARRHAHIPLLLHPNPKRALFLGLGTGITFAAAGPYADLAADGVELIPEIPHVLDHFAPHNRLRPGLNVRVADARRFVRASREQYDVIVADLFHPARDGAGALYTREHFQAMRQRLAPDGVFCQWLPLFQLDEAMLQVIVRTCLEVFPDARAFLLRFNVDTPVLGLIAMDEATVDSTGWFENRVRDPNLIQELKSLGLPDALHLFGCFLAGPSALREFSQGAALNTDDQPVVILRAPHFAYRRNQAPHRLLFRWLDRVRGNPRELIESAGEDANQTFLLRLEKFIQARDVYLRGLAEETAGRLASALDTYLESCRLSDQFSTAYARCLTIAVQQAKTQPDEARWLLQRLAEAQPSRPVANELLRRLSRER; encoded by the coding sequence ATGACGCCTAAACTCCAACGGCGGACGGTTTACACGGTTTTCTTCCTCTCCGGTCTCGGTGGACTCGGCTGCCAGATGATTTGGTCTCGCCAGTTCGGGATCGGCCTTGGGCACGAAATGCCTGCGGTGCTCGCCGTGGTAGCGGCGTTCTTCGGCGGCCTGGCCCTGGGCGCTTGGAGGCTGGATGGCGCAATCGGAAGGAGCGCCCGCCCTGGGCGCTGGTATGCCGCGCTCGAAATAGTCATTGGAGTCTGGGGACTGTTGTTGACGGCGCTGTTGCCGCTCGCGAACGATTTTGCGTTGAGTCTGATAGGACTGGCCCCTTCCGCAGCACGGCATTGGTTCTCGGCCTTTGCAGTCCCTTTTCTTGCGCTGCTTCCCGCAACGATTTCGATGGGAGCGACGCTGCCCGCAATGGAACGATTCGCGTCCCCGTGGATGGCCGATGGCCGGTGCATTGCCGTGCTTTATTCACTCAACACGCTGGGCGCGGTGGCGGGCACCTTGGCCAGCACGTTCATCCTGGTGCCATCGCTCGGTTTCACGAAGTCGCTTTTCGCTTTGGCCGGGCTGAATCTGCTCTGCGGCGTGGTGATGTTGATCGTGGAGGCGCGAAGCCAACGGCGAGTTCTTGTTTCAACTACTCAAGAGCAACAGCGGCCTCCTTCACTTGAGCCTCAAGGCAAGGCGAGCCTGTCCCCAGCGAGCCGCCCTGGACGTGCGCCAAGCATGTCGCGCGGCTCGCCGGGACGGACTCGCCCTACCTGGTTCACGGGGCATGAGCAGATTCGTAAGGGCCAGGGTTTGGACCTGACCTTATTCGCCACCGGCCTGTTGGGCATTGGATACGAAGTCCTCGGGGTGCGTGTGATGGCTGAAGTGCTGGAGAACACGATTTACAGTTTTGCCGCGGCGTTGTCGGTTTACCTTCTCGGCACCTCGATCGGCGCCAGTATCTACCATCGCTTCGGCAATCGAACTTCGACAACCCGACTCCGGCCGTTGCTCCTGATCGGCCTTTCCACGAGTTGTCTGCTTGGCGCCTGGGTTCTCACCGGGGCGCAGAAAATCTACGTTTTCTGTCGAACCAGCTTAGGTGACACGTTGGCCGGAGGATTTGCCGCGGAAGCCGTGGTCGCCGCTTTGGTCTTTGGTTTGCCCACGATCCTGATGGGCGCGATGTTCAGCCATCTCGTTCAATCCAGCAAGCGCGAGCGCGATGGCGTCGGCCGTGCTGTGGCTCTAAACACTTTGGGCAGCGCGCTGGCGCCGCTCATATTCGGAGTTATGTTGCTGCCTGCCCTGGGGGCCAAATGGAGCTTCGTGTCCCTGTCCGGCGCGTACGTCGCGCTTCTGCCGAAACGTTCGGGTCGAGCCTGGATGCTTCTGATTTTGCCGCTGGTGTTGATGGTTGCGCTTCCGCGCCGGCTGCAGATCGTTCAAGCGCCGCCGGGCGGCAAAATCCTCGAATATCGAGAAGGCGTGATGGATTCGATCGCGGTGGTCGAGCACTTCGACGGCCATCGGAGTTTGCTGGTCAACAATCGCTTCACGATGGGCGGCACCGGTGCGGCGGACGCGGCGCGACGCCATGCCCACATTCCGCTCCTGCTGCACCCGAATCCAAAGCGCGCTTTGTTTCTTGGCCTGGGCACAGGGATCACTTTTGCCGCAGCCGGGCCGTATGCCGATTTAGCGGCGGACGGCGTCGAACTGATTCCTGAGATTCCTCACGTCTTGGATCACTTTGCACCGCACAACCGCCTTCGGCCCGGCCTGAACGTGCGCGTGGCGGACGCGCGCCGGTTCGTCCGCGCATCCCGCGAGCAGTATGACGTGATCGTGGCCGACCTTTTTCATCCGGCACGGGACGGCGCGGGGGCGCTCTACACGCGGGAACATTTTCAAGCGATGCGCCAGCGCCTGGCGCCGGACGGAGTTTTTTGCCAGTGGCTGCCGCTGTTTCAACTCGATGAGGCCATGCTGCAAGTCATCGTTCGCACTTGCCTGGAAGTGTTTCCCGACGCCCGGGCTTTTCTGCTGCGGTTCAACGTCGATACGCCCGTGCTGGGCCTCATCGCCATGGACGAAGCGACTGTGGATTCCACCGGTTGGTTCGAGAACCGCGTCCGCGATCCCAACCTGATTCAAGAACTCAAGAGCCTGGGTTTGCCGGATGCCCTGCATCTCTTCGGGTGTTTCCTCGCGGGACCCAGCGCGCTGCGGGAATTTTCCCAAGGCGCCGCCTTGAACACGGACGACCAACCGGTCGTCATTCTGCGCGCGCCGCATTTCGCGTATCGGCGGAACCAAGCGCCGCACCGGCTGCTTTTCCGTTGGCTGGACCGTGTCCGGGGCAATCCAAGAGAACTCATCGAAAGCGCTGGAGAGGACGCAAATCAGACCTTCCTCCTTCGACTGGAGAAATTCATCCAGGCGCGCGACGTTTATCTGCGCGGGCTGGCCGAGGAAACCGCAGGACGGCTAGCGAGCGCACTCGACACTTACCTCGAAAGCTGCCGCCTCAGCGACCAATTCTCGACCGCGTACGCTCGTTGTCTGACCATCGCGGTGCAACAAGCGAAGACCCAACCGGATGAGGCGCGCTGGCTGTTGCAGCGGCTGGCTGAGGCCCAACCCTCGCGGCCCGTGGCCAATGAATTGCTGAGACGGCTGTCCAGGGAGCGGTGA
- the metF gene encoding methylenetetrahydrofolate reductase [NAD(P)H]: MQFIRDIYAAKQASNRPVISFEFFPPKTEEGDRNLLEKTIPALKQLQPDFCSVTYGAGGSTREKTLMIVDRIQRTHGITGMAHLTCVGSTSQQIGEALEQARALGIKNILALRGDPPGGMGEFKKTEGGFEFSYQLVQFIRQTGGFSIGTAGFPEGHIACKEGKQVDWERLKAKIDCGADFVITQLFFDNADFFVFREYMVKKLGVTVSITPGILPILSAAQVKRFTEMCGARMPAPLLARLEPLRDNDEAATEFGIEYATRQCEELLREGVPGLHIYTLNKARSATQVLKNLGLAYQVARSRLPTGAAY, translated from the coding sequence ATGCAGTTTATCCGCGACATCTACGCCGCCAAGCAAGCCAGCAATCGCCCGGTGATTTCCTTTGAATTCTTTCCGCCGAAAACGGAGGAAGGCGACCGGAACCTGCTGGAGAAAACCATCCCTGCGTTGAAACAACTTCAACCCGATTTCTGCTCGGTCACGTACGGCGCCGGCGGCAGCACGCGGGAGAAGACGTTGATGATCGTGGACCGCATTCAGCGGACCCACGGGATCACGGGCATGGCCCATTTGACCTGCGTCGGCTCGACCAGCCAGCAAATCGGCGAAGCGCTGGAGCAGGCCCGAGCGCTTGGAATCAAGAACATCCTGGCCTTGCGCGGCGATCCGCCCGGCGGCATGGGCGAATTCAAGAAAACTGAAGGCGGCTTCGAGTTTTCGTATCAACTGGTCCAGTTCATCCGGCAAACGGGCGGCTTTTCCATCGGCACGGCGGGGTTTCCGGAAGGCCACATCGCCTGCAAGGAAGGCAAGCAGGTCGATTGGGAGCGATTGAAAGCCAAGATCGATTGCGGCGCCGACTTTGTTATCACCCAACTTTTCTTCGACAACGCGGACTTCTTTGTCTTCCGCGAATACATGGTGAAGAAGCTCGGCGTGACGGTCTCCATTACGCCCGGCATTCTGCCCATCCTGAGCGCCGCCCAGGTGAAGCGGTTTACGGAGATGTGCGGCGCGCGCATGCCGGCGCCGCTGCTCGCGCGGCTGGAGCCTTTGCGGGACAATGACGAGGCGGCGACCGAGTTTGGGATCGAGTACGCGACGAGACAGTGCGAAGAACTCCTGCGCGAAGGCGTGCCTGGGCTTCACATTTACACGTTGAATAAAGCTCGCTCCGCGACGCAAGTGCTGAAAAACTTGGGCCTGGCGTATCAAGTGGCTCGATCGCGCCTGCCAACCGGCGCAGCTTACTGA
- the ggt gene encoding gamma-glutamyltransferase yields MMKSLKSHFVALALLAGAFPSVEIQAQTTTRTMRPVIRGRYHAVTSMKPEATWAAERILLAGGNAFDAIVAGQAALCVADAASNGVGSDAVILIYDAKAKKVWSLNAEGTAPQLATIEWYQKHNNGKLQVDDGLLAGTVPGVVDAWHLLLDRWGTMSFAQTLAPAIDLAENGFPLSRSLAGAIAGSKKLKKYPSSVRVYYPGGQPPKAGEIFRNPDLARTLKKLVEAERQNRFKGRSRALKAARDRFYKGDIARAMAKFSEENGGLFRYEDFANYTAKVEEPVSLDYQGYQVYKNPSANQGPAELFTLSLLKGYDLKGLGHNTAEYIHTSVEALKLAFADREKFLGDMDFIRIPFEGLLSEEYARERRKLIDPERASLELRPGSPERFMKTSGMFGGKVTVNFEGKADHEGDTSYIAVVDKQRNMVTFTPSLHSGFGTGVVMGDTGLIFNCRGDYYSLVPGEANALAPGKRPRSTLQTTLVMKDGKPHMVMGSPGGDDQIMRTMQTFLNMVEFGMNVQQAIEAPRWSTRSFPASPFPHTMYPGEMSVESRVPEPVRQALAAKGHKLKTTGDWSMGNNGAIVVDLNTGLLSAGADPRCDAYAWAW; encoded by the coding sequence ATGATGAAATCACTGAAATCCCACTTCGTAGCGCTCGCACTTCTTGCAGGGGCTTTCCCCTCGGTTGAAATCCAGGCTCAGACGACGACTCGAACCATGCGGCCCGTCATTCGCGGACGTTACCACGCTGTGACCTCCATGAAACCCGAAGCCACTTGGGCAGCCGAACGAATCTTGCTTGCCGGCGGGAACGCGTTCGATGCCATCGTGGCGGGGCAGGCCGCGCTTTGCGTCGCCGATGCCGCTTCGAACGGCGTCGGCAGCGACGCGGTCATTCTCATCTATGACGCCAAAGCGAAGAAAGTCTGGTCGCTGAACGCGGAAGGGACCGCGCCGCAGCTCGCGACGATTGAGTGGTACCAGAAACACAACAACGGCAAGCTGCAGGTGGATGACGGACTATTGGCAGGCACCGTGCCGGGCGTGGTCGATGCCTGGCACCTCCTGCTGGATCGCTGGGGCACGATGAGCTTTGCGCAGACGCTCGCGCCGGCGATCGATCTGGCGGAAAATGGTTTTCCCCTCAGCCGCAGTTTGGCCGGCGCCATCGCGGGCTCCAAGAAGCTCAAGAAATATCCTTCCAGCGTCCGCGTTTATTATCCGGGCGGGCAGCCGCCCAAGGCCGGCGAGATCTTTCGCAATCCAGACCTGGCCCGGACGTTGAAAAAGCTCGTGGAAGCCGAGCGCCAGAACCGCTTCAAAGGCCGATCTCGCGCTTTGAAAGCGGCGCGCGACCGCTTTTACAAGGGCGACATCGCCCGAGCCATGGCGAAGTTTTCCGAAGAGAACGGCGGACTTTTCCGTTACGAAGACTTTGCGAATTACACGGCGAAGGTGGAGGAACCCGTCTCGCTCGATTACCAAGGCTACCAGGTTTACAAGAATCCTTCAGCCAACCAGGGACCGGCGGAGCTGTTTACGTTGAGTCTCCTCAAAGGATACGACCTGAAAGGACTCGGCCACAATACCGCCGAGTACATCCACACTTCCGTCGAAGCCCTCAAGCTCGCCTTCGCTGACCGCGAGAAATTTCTCGGTGACATGGATTTCATCCGCATCCCGTTCGAAGGCCTGCTCTCGGAGGAATACGCCCGCGAACGGCGCAAGTTGATCGATCCGGAGCGCGCGTCGCTCGAACTTCGGCCGGGCTCGCCCGAGAGATTTATGAAGACCAGCGGAATGTTCGGGGGCAAGGTCACGGTGAATTTCGAGGGGAAAGCGGACCACGAAGGCGACACGAGCTACATTGCGGTCGTGGATAAACAGCGCAACATGGTGACCTTCACACCGAGCTTGCACAGCGGGTTCGGAACGGGCGTCGTGATGGGCGACACGGGACTGATTTTCAACTGCCGCGGGGATTACTACTCGCTCGTCCCCGGCGAAGCCAACGCGCTGGCGCCGGGCAAACGGCCCCGCAGCACGCTGCAAACGACGTTGGTCATGAAAGACGGAAAACCGCACATGGTCATGGGCAGTCCCGGCGGCGACGATCAGATCATGCGCACGATGCAGACCTTCCTGAACATGGTGGAATTCGGGATGAACGTGCAGCAAGCGATCGAAGCGCCGCGCTGGTCCACACGCAGTTTTCCCGCGTCGCCCTTTCCGCACACGATGTATCCGGGAGAAATGTCCGTGGAATCCCGCGTGCCGGAACCTGTTCGCCAGGCGCTCGCCGCGAAAGGCCACAAACTTAAGACGACCGGCGACTGGTCGATGGGCAACAACGGCGCGATTGTCGTGGACTTGAACACGGGACTGCTGAGCGCCGGCGCGGACCCCCGCTGCGATGCCTACGCCTGGGCGTGGTAG
- a CDS encoding ATP-binding protein, with translation MRYLHRELESQVAMAAKNFPAVVLTGPRRAGKTFLLRHVFPASDYYLFEDPDVVSRFRDDPQGFLDRVRLPAIFDEIQNVPEVFNFVRARIDREPRRAGRWFLTGSQEAGLMHNVTESMAGRAAVLQLLPMSLRETPKVSLIRGGFPEVLARPRAASLWFSAYVQTYLERDVRSISAIQEPATFRRFLALVASRHGQILTKTDLAAPLGMSVPGIGRWLDILETTGQIIVVPPWFENLGKRRIKSPKIFIADSGMACHLLGIETEAELEKSPFLGVLFEGFIAGEIVKAQCNSGRRRELYYFRDQQGLEVDFVVPGKDGAVHLIEAKAAHTVTPSDAHGMRRLAAAMSGQPGVQRSVKMTLVHRPARVGTPNETVAPGVRARPWQDFVRARLW, from the coding sequence ATGCGCTACCTTCACCGAGAGCTGGAATCGCAGGTGGCGATGGCCGCGAAGAATTTCCCCGCGGTGGTGCTCACCGGTCCGCGGCGAGCCGGGAAAACATTCCTGCTTCGCCATGTGTTTCCGGCGTCGGATTACTATCTGTTCGAGGATCCAGACGTGGTGTCGCGGTTCCGTGATGATCCCCAGGGCTTTCTCGACCGGGTGCGCCTGCCGGCCATTTTTGACGAAATCCAGAATGTTCCCGAAGTGTTCAACTTTGTCCGCGCACGCATTGACCGCGAACCCCGGCGCGCGGGGCGCTGGTTCCTCACCGGCTCGCAGGAGGCCGGCCTGATGCACAACGTGACGGAGTCGATGGCCGGGCGCGCGGCCGTCCTCCAGTTGCTGCCGATGTCCCTGCGCGAGACGCCAAAGGTGAGCTTGATCCGAGGCGGCTTTCCAGAGGTGCTCGCCCGGCCGCGGGCCGCGTCCCTCTGGTTCAGCGCCTATGTCCAGACGTACCTGGAACGCGACGTGCGCAGCATCAGCGCAATTCAGGAACCGGCGACGTTCCGGAGATTTCTCGCGCTGGTCGCGAGCCGTCATGGACAAATCCTCACCAAAACGGATTTGGCGGCCCCGCTGGGCATGAGCGTGCCCGGCATCGGACGGTGGCTCGACATCCTGGAAACCACCGGTCAGATCATTGTGGTGCCACCGTGGTTTGAGAATCTGGGAAAGCGGCGGATCAAATCTCCCAAAATTTTTATCGCAGACTCAGGAATGGCTTGCCATCTCCTCGGCATCGAAACGGAGGCCGAACTGGAAAAATCGCCGTTTCTTGGAGTCTTGTTCGAGGGGTTCATCGCCGGTGAAATCGTCAAAGCGCAGTGCAACAGCGGCCGCCGCCGCGAACTCTACTATTTCCGCGATCAACAGGGGCTGGAAGTGGATTTTGTCGTTCCAGGCAAAGACGGCGCCGTTCACCTGATCGAAGCGAAGGCGGCGCACACGGTGACGCCATCCGATGCCCACGGGATGCGGCGGCTCGCAGCAGCGATGAGCGGGCAGCCTGGCGTTCAACGCAGCGTGAAGATGACTCTCGTCCACCGACCGGCTCGCGTCGGGACGCCGAACGAAACCGTGGCGCCCGGCGTCCGGGCGCGGCCCTGGCAAGATTTCGTCCGGGCACGGTTGTGGTGA